A section of the Triticum dicoccoides isolate Atlit2015 ecotype Zavitan chromosome 7A, WEW_v2.0, whole genome shotgun sequence genome encodes:
- the LOC119331864 gene encoding probable E3 ubiquitin-protein ligase ATL44 produces the protein MRAPANLLHRSTAVTAGPSEPSPSPSSLPPPHPEQQQTAPVMAMDSDMVVILASLLCALVCVLGLGLVSRCVCGRRRSNSTSSSVPLPPKGLKKKAIDALPTVSFTVAGASPQSSLSAAACSSSLECAICLAEFTDGESVRVLPRCGHNFHMTCVDAWLRTCATCPSCRAPIVVTPAQPPVGPTVVVVVATANNRCRRCGELEAPAGGADSTFLP, from the coding sequence ATGCGGGCTCCGGCGAACCTCCTGCACCGCAGCACGGCCGTCACAGCCGGCCCCAGCGAGCCGTCTCCGTCTCCTTCCTCGCTGCCGCCGCCTCATCCGGAGCAGCAGCAGACGGCGCCGGTCATGGCGATGGACTCGGACATGGTGGTGATACTGGCGTCGCTGCTGTGTGCGCTAGTCTgtgtcctcggcctcggcctcgTCTCCCGGTGCGTGTGTGGGCGACGACGCTCTAACTCTACTTCATCCTCCGTGCCTCTTCCCCCGAAAGGCCTCAAGAAGAAGGCCATCGACGCGCTCCCCACCGTCTCCTTCACCGTGGCCGGTGCCTCACCGCAGTCATCGTTATCAGCGGCGGCATGCTCGTCGTCATTGGAGTGCGCGATATGCCTTGCAGAGTTTACGGACGGAGAGAGCGTGCGCGTGCTCCCGCGCTGCGGCCACAACTTCCACATGACCTGCGTCGACGCCTGGCTTCGGACGTGCGCCACCTGCCCCTCCTGCCGCGCCCCCATCGTTGTCACACCGGCTCAGCCGCCGGTGGGGCCAACGGTGGTCGTGGTGGTGGCAACGGCGAACAACAGGTGCAGGAGGTGCGGCGAGCTGGAAGCGCCGGCTGGTGGTGCGGATAGCACGTTCTTGCCTTAG